The following are encoded together in the Acidovorax sp. KKS102 genome:
- a CDS encoding histone deacetylase gives MHAYYADHFVLPLPEGHRFPMAKYRMLRDRIAEHLPGAVLKEALPASDEALARVHSPQYINAVDHGTLAPAAQREIGFPWSPAMAERARRSVGATLAATRAAWREGVAGNLAGGTHHSYADKGSGFCVFNDVAVAARQAQADHLNDGSGWPLQVAVIDLDVHQGNGTAHIFQGDDSVFTLSLHGARNFPFRKEPSDLDVELPDGCADDEYLHALDQALETLDHRCKPDLVFYLAGADPHVGDRLGRLAVTHDGLEARDRRVFDWAWQRRIPTVFVMAGGYGNDLEDTLQAQLTTWRVAWQYHQRWQNVRP, from the coding sequence ATGCATGCTTACTACGCCGACCACTTCGTGTTGCCCCTGCCCGAGGGTCACCGCTTCCCCATGGCCAAGTACCGCATGCTGCGCGACCGGATTGCAGAGCATTTGCCGGGCGCCGTACTGAAAGAGGCACTGCCCGCATCCGATGAGGCGCTGGCGCGCGTGCACAGCCCGCAGTACATAAACGCCGTGGACCACGGCACGCTCGCGCCCGCCGCCCAGCGGGAGATCGGCTTTCCCTGGAGCCCGGCCATGGCTGAGCGCGCGCGCCGCTCGGTGGGCGCCACCCTGGCCGCTACCCGCGCCGCGTGGCGCGAGGGGGTGGCGGGCAACCTGGCTGGCGGCACGCACCACTCGTATGCCGACAAAGGCAGTGGCTTTTGTGTGTTCAACGATGTGGCGGTGGCTGCCCGGCAGGCACAGGCCGACCACCTGAACGATGGCTCGGGCTGGCCGCTGCAGGTGGCGGTGATCGACCTGGATGTGCACCAAGGCAACGGCACAGCCCATATCTTTCAGGGGGACGACAGCGTGTTCACCCTGTCGCTGCATGGCGCACGCAACTTTCCGTTTCGCAAGGAGCCGAGCGACTTGGATGTGGAACTGCCCGACGGGTGTGCGGATGATGAGTACCTGCACGCGCTGGACCAGGCCTTGGAGACGCTGGACCACCGCTGCAAGCCGGATCTTGTGTTTTATCTGGCGGGGGCGGACCCCCACGTGGGTGACCGGCTGGGGCGTCTCGCCGTCACCCACGATGGGCTGGAGGCACGCGACCGGCGGGTGTTTGACTGGGCCTGGCAGCGGCGCATTCCCACGGTGTTCGTGATGGCGGGCGGTTATGGCAACGACCTGGAGGACACGCTGCAGGCGCAACTTACCACCTGGCGCGTGGCCTGGCAGTACCACCAGCGCTGGCAGAATGTGCGGCCATGA
- a CDS encoding phasin family protein — MSLTAEQILASHKANIETLFGLTSKAFEGVEKLVELNVTASRAALSEAANHTQAVLAVKDAQELLALQAGLFQPLAEKTAAYSRHLYDIASGTGAEFGKAFEAQATDAQKAFTNLVDSAAKNAPAGSETAVAVMKSAVSAANNAFESVQKAVKQASDVAEANFNAVANTAANAAKTAAPRKR, encoded by the coding sequence ATGTCGCTGACCGCAGAACAAATCCTGGCATCCCACAAGGCCAACATCGAAACCCTGTTTGGCCTGACCTCCAAGGCTTTCGAAGGCGTGGAAAAGCTGGTCGAACTGAACGTGACCGCTTCGCGCGCTGCGCTGTCCGAAGCCGCCAACCACACGCAAGCCGTGCTGGCCGTGAAGGACGCCCAAGAACTGCTGGCCCTGCAAGCCGGCCTGTTCCAGCCCCTGGCTGAAAAGACCGCTGCTTACAGCCGCCACCTGTATGACATCGCTTCGGGCACCGGTGCCGAGTTCGGCAAGGCTTTCGAAGCCCAGGCCACCGACGCACAGAAGGCTTTCACCAACCTGGTGGACAGCGCCGCCAAGAACGCCCCCGCCGGTTCCGAAACCGCTGTGGCCGTGATGAAGAGCGCCGTGTCTGCCGCCAACAACGCGTTTGAGTCGGTACAAAAGGCTGTGAAGCAAGCGTCTGATGTGGCTGAAGCCAACTTCAACGCCGTGGCCAACACCGCTGCCAACGCTGCCAAGACGGCCGCTCCCCGCAAGCGTTAA